From Glycine max cultivar Williams 82 chromosome 11, Glycine_max_v4.0, whole genome shotgun sequence, the proteins below share one genomic window:
- the LOC100800073 gene encoding N-terminal acetyltransferase A complex catalytic subunit NAA10-like: protein MVCIRKATVKDLLAMQACNLFCLPENYQMKYYLYHILSWPQLLYVAEDYNGRIVGYVLAKMEEETTDCHGHITSLAVLRTHRKLGLATKLMTAAQNAMEQVFGAEYVSLHVRKSNRAAFNLYTETLGYKIHDVEAKYYADGEDAYDMRKQLKGKQHHHHHHNHHHHHHHHHEHSGGCCSGEAKGNPAKAT from the exons ATGGTGTGCATAAGGAAGGCGACGGTGAAGGACCTTCTGGCGATGCAGGCGTGCAACCTGTTCTGCCTCCCTGAGAACTACCAGATGAAGTACTACCTCTATCACATCCTCTCCTGGCCCCAGCTCCTCTACGTCGCCGAAGACTACAACGGCCGCATCGTCGGCTACGTCCTCGCCAAGATGGAGGAAGAAACCACCGACTGCCACGGCCACATCACCTCCCTCGCCGTCCTCCGCACCCACCGCAAGCTCGGCCTCGCCACCAAGCTCATGACCGCAGCCCAGAACGCCATGGAACAG GTGTTTGGTGCCGAGTACGTGTCCCTCCACGTGCGCAAGAGCAACCGCGCGGCCTTCAATTTGTACACGGAGACCCTTGGCTACAAGATTCATGATGTGGAGGCCAAGTATTATGCAGATGGGGAGGATGCTTATGACATGAGGAAGCAGCTCAAGGGGAAGCAGCACCACCATCATCACCATAAtcaccatcaccatcaccaccaccaccacgagCACAGTGGTGGCTGTTGTTCAGGGGAGGCCAAGGGGAATCCTGCCAAAGCCACCTGA